One genomic region from Spirulina subsalsa PCC 9445 encodes:
- a CDS encoding RNA-guided endonuclease InsQ/TnpB family protein, with protein sequence MLNLNYCYRIYPDASQEKELLDWLEICRGVYNYALAERKEWINSRKCQVNACSLHSEYIIPAAQPFPDYYKQKKALTQAKQQYPELKRVQSQVLQEVMGRLDKAFNFFWKRSFGFPRFKKYGQFRSINFPQFRENPVTGYQLRLPKLGSVVINLHRPIPDGFVVKQVQIVKKASGWYAVLYIQSDVNIPSPKPQGKSLGIDLGLEKFMATSQGELIARPKFFLELQSQLKWLQRRLSKKQKGSKNWHKARGKVAKLHEHIYNTRKNFHYQVAHHLCDQANIIFAEDLNVKAMSRGMLCKPTLDAGFGGFLEVLKHVAWKRDVYFEKVDANFTSQICPNCGVVTGKKDLSQRVHKCSHCGFVTDRDVAAAMVVEQRGLAALPGSRFANGLGVKLPGSEEVIGDVPKKTSRASRRSRKAS encoded by the coding sequence GTGTTAAACCTCAACTATTGCTACAGAATTTATCCAGATGCCAGTCAAGAAAAAGAATTACTTGACTGGCTAGAAATCTGTCGAGGTGTATATAATTATGCCTTGGCAGAACGAAAAGAGTGGATAAATTCTCGCAAGTGTCAGGTTAACGCTTGTAGCCTTCATTCTGAGTACATTATACCTGCGGCTCAACCTTTTCCCGACTATTATAAACAGAAAAAAGCTTTAACTCAAGCCAAACAGCAATACCCAGAACTAAAACGGGTTCAGTCTCAGGTCTTGCAAGAGGTTATGGGGCGTTTAGACAAAGCGTTTAACTTTTTCTGGAAAAGAAGTTTTGGTTTTCCCCGGTTTAAGAAATACGGTCAGTTTCGGTCGATTAACTTTCCTCAATTCAGGGAAAACCCTGTAACTGGATATCAATTGAGACTCCCTAAGCTAGGCTCTGTGGTCATTAATCTACACAGACCTATACCGGATGGATTTGTAGTTAAACAAGTTCAGATCGTTAAAAAAGCTTCGGGTTGGTATGCTGTCCTTTATATTCAGTCGGATGTTAATATTCCTTCTCCAAAACCTCAAGGAAAATCTCTAGGGATTGATTTGGGACTTGAGAAGTTTATGGCAACATCTCAGGGGGAATTAATAGCTAGACCTAAGTTTTTCTTGGAACTTCAAAGTCAGCTTAAATGGCTACAAAGAAGATTATCGAAAAAACAGAAAGGGTCAAAAAACTGGCATAAAGCCCGGGGAAAAGTAGCTAAACTTCATGAACATATTTACAACACTCGCAAGAACTTTCATTATCAAGTCGCTCATCATCTTTGTGACCAAGCCAATATCATTTTTGCCGAAGATTTAAACGTCAAAGCCATGTCTAGAGGGATGTTGTGTAAACCTACCCTTGATGCTGGCTTTGGGGGGTTTCTAGAGGTATTAAAGCACGTGGCTTGGAAACGAGATGTTTATTTCGAGAAAGTTGATGCTAATTTCACTAGCCAAATTTGTCCGAATTGTGGTGTAGTGACTGGTAAGAAAGACTTGTCTCAACGAGTGCATAAATGTTCTCATTGTGGGTTTGTAACGGATAGGGACGTTGCTGCGGCGATGGTTGTTGAGCAACGTGGACTTGCAGCCCTTCCTGGGTCACGCTTCGCGAACGGACTGGGGGTCAAGCTGCCTGGGTCGGAAGAGGTTATTGGGGATGTCCCTAAAAAGACATCTAGAGCCTCCCGTAGAAGCAGGAAAGCCTCATAG
- a CDS encoding TSUP family transporter, with protein sequence MSRLVSTGLGQLNGFFLLQRSRVPSPVAIATSVFIVAITALIASFGHLVQFSQQENPPFATILSLISFTVPGVLLGAQLGSRLATRLSQHILERCMGLLFIIVGLLLTLENFLRSP encoded by the coding sequence ATGTCACGTCTGGTATCTACGGGATTGGGACAACTCAACGGGTTTTTCCTGCTGCAACGGTCCCGGGTGCCGAGTCCTGTTGCCATTGCTACCAGTGTGTTTATTGTGGCGATTACGGCCTTGATTGCCTCTTTTGGTCATCTTGTGCAGTTCAGCCAACAGGAAAACCCTCCCTTTGCCACGATTCTCAGCTTGATTAGCTTCACGGTTCCGGGTGTTCTGCTGGGGGCGCAACTGGGTTCAAGATTGGCGACACGGCTCTCTCAGCACATTCTAGAGCGGTGTATGGGGTTATTATTTATCATCGTGGGCTTATTGCTTACCTTGGAAAATTTTCTGCGTTCACCCTAG
- a CDS encoding ABC transporter permease encodes MTFAKSLESVLIPLGAVLFALVLFGLFCAFAGANPFEVYHSIYRGAFGQWSSWQNTLIRASPLMLSALCTALPARLGLVVIGNEGALVLGGLGAIIAGLSLGEGLPPWAVQMAMALLGMVFGGVWIALVGFLRHYRGVNETISSLLMNYIAIALLNHLVEGPMRDPSSLNKPSTFPLAALNRLPDLPGTRIHYGLIYGILACIIAYILIERTPFGFAARTTGGNIRAAQIAGLPVGRLILIICFLAGSCAGLAGMVEVAAVHGRANQSLNVGYGYGGILVAFVARHNPLAAALVSVLLGGILASGGILQRVHDLPDATVLVFQGLVFLVVLFSESLYRR; translated from the coding sequence ATGACCTTTGCCAAGTCTTTAGAATCTGTCTTAATTCCCCTGGGGGCGGTTCTTTTCGCCCTGGTGTTGTTCGGGCTATTTTGTGCCTTTGCGGGGGCGAATCCTTTTGAGGTGTACCATTCGATTTATCGGGGGGCTTTTGGACAGTGGAGTTCTTGGCAAAATACGCTGATTCGGGCTTCTCCTTTGATGTTAAGCGCTCTCTGTACGGCTTTACCTGCCCGTTTAGGTTTGGTGGTGATTGGTAATGAGGGGGCGTTAGTGTTGGGGGGTTTGGGGGCGATTATTGCGGGGTTATCGCTGGGGGAGGGTTTGCCACCTTGGGCGGTACAAATGGCGATGGCGTTGTTGGGGATGGTGTTTGGGGGGGTGTGGATTGCTTTGGTGGGATTCTTGCGTCATTACCGGGGGGTGAATGAGACGATTAGTAGCTTGTTGATGAATTATATTGCGATCGCCCTCCTCAATCATTTAGTCGAAGGCCCTATGCGGGACCCCTCCTCCCTCAATAAGCCCTCTACCTTCCCCCTCGCTGCCCTCAATCGTCTCCCAGACCTCCCCGGCACCCGTATCCACTACGGCCTGATTTATGGCATCCTGGCCTGTATCATCGCCTATATTCTCATTGAGCGTACCCCCTTCGGTTTCGCGGCTCGTACTACGGGGGGCAATATCCGCGCTGCTCAAATTGCGGGTTTACCCGTCGGGCGTTTAATCCTGATTATTTGCTTTTTAGCCGGGTCTTGTGCAGGATTAGCGGGTATGGTCGAAGTGGCTGCCGTTCACGGACGAGCTAATCAGTCCTTAAATGTGGGTTATGGTTATGGGGGGATTTTAGTGGCCTTTGTCGCCCGTCACAATCCCTTAGCGGCGGCTTTGGTGTCGGTTTTATTGGGGGGGATTCTCGCCAGTGGGGGCATTTTGCAGCGTGTCCATGATCTCCCCGATGCGACGGTTTTAGTCTTTCAGGGGTTGGTGTTTTTAGTGGTTTTGTTTAGTGAGTCTCTTTATAGACGGTAA
- a CDS encoding glycosyltransferase family 4 protein encodes MLVNLSFLFSQPTGITTYALNIYPHLVSLNPTLLVADPIPGYRCYQIPGNLSPAAGTKGHVLRLLWTQFKLPQIYRELGSPLIFSPVPEAPVYMGCRFVVMVHDVIPLRFPSAKSRLSYYHRYCLPRVLEEAQHIICNSVATANDLTDFFGIAPQKISPIPLAYDHNHFRELNLPRRHGRPYFLYVGRQDPYKNIQRLIEAFAHLPPREEVELWLAGPTDERYTPQWQDLARELGIRDRVKFMEYVPYEKLPILFNQAIALIFPSLCEGFGLPILEAMACGTPVITSNLSALPEVAGEAALLVDPYNTQEIAGAMNAVLQDPNLRETLHQLGLLRASEFSWLKTGQQTVSVLERFV; translated from the coding sequence GTGTTAGTTAATTTATCCTTTTTGTTTTCCCAACCGACAGGCATCACCACCTACGCACTGAATATTTACCCCCATTTAGTCAGCCTAAACCCCACGTTACTGGTGGCTGACCCGATTCCGGGGTATCGGTGTTATCAAATTCCCGGCAATCTCTCCCCGGCCGCTGGGACGAAAGGCCATGTCTTGCGGTTGTTGTGGACTCAGTTTAAGTTACCCCAAATCTATCGCGAGTTAGGTTCTCCGTTAATTTTCTCCCCAGTCCCTGAAGCGCCTGTTTATATGGGCTGTCGATTTGTGGTAATGGTGCATGATGTCATACCCCTACGCTTCCCCAGTGCCAAATCCCGTTTAAGTTATTATCACCGCTATTGTTTGCCTCGGGTGTTGGAAGAAGCGCAGCATATTATCTGTAATTCTGTGGCAACGGCCAATGATTTAACGGATTTTTTCGGCATTGCTCCCCAAAAAATTAGCCCCATTCCTTTAGCTTACGATCACAACCATTTCCGAGAGTTAAATTTACCCCGTCGTCATGGTCGCCCTTATTTTCTTTATGTGGGACGACAGGATCCCTATAAAAATATTCAACGCTTGATTGAAGCCTTTGCCCATTTACCGCCTCGGGAAGAGGTGGAATTATGGCTGGCAGGGCCGACGGACGAACGTTATACGCCCCAATGGCAGGATTTGGCGCGGGAGTTAGGAATTCGCGATCGCGTAAAATTTATGGAGTATGTCCCCTATGAAAAGTTGCCCATTTTATTCAATCAAGCGATCGCCCTTATTTTCCCCAGTTTATGCGAAGGGTTCGGTTTACCTATCCTCGAAGCAATGGCCTGTGGGACTCCGGTGATTACCTCTAATCTCTCCGCGTTACCTGAAGTAGCCGGAGAAGCGGCCTTATTGGTGGACCCTTACAATACTCAAGAAATTGCCGGGGCGATGAATGCCGTATTACAAGACCCCAATTTGCGCGAAACTCTCCACCAACTGGGGTTATTACGGGCGAGTGAGTTTAGTTGGCTGAAAACTGGGCAACAAACGGTTTCGGTTTTAGAACGGTTTGTTTAG
- the yidD gene encoding membrane protein insertion efficiency factor YidD translates to MVNDLPSSRNSRPLSGAVDAIALLSIQGYQRYLSPHKGFSCAYRCYHGGDSCSEYVKKAIASHGLLGALPLIQQRFQDCETAQEIMMIYGGSAKDDERSYREWKKGQFRQRTRREMYRERQSCCSRGCRQIPLVSRCGWL, encoded by the coding sequence ATGGTTAACGATCTCCCCAGTTCTCGCAATTCGCGCCCTTTGTCTGGGGCGGTTGATGCGATCGCCTTGTTGAGCATTCAGGGTTATCAACGGTATCTCTCCCCCCATAAGGGGTTTTCCTGTGCCTATCGCTGTTATCACGGGGGGGATTCCTGTTCAGAATATGTGAAAAAAGCGATCGCCTCCCACGGACTCCTAGGCGCTCTCCCCCTCATCCAGCAACGCTTTCAGGATTGCGAAACCGCCCAGGAAATTATGATGATCTACGGTGGTTCCGCCAAGGATGATGAGCGGAGTTATCGAGAATGGAAAAAAGGTCAATTCCGCCAACGCACTCGTCGCGAGATGTATCGGGAACGCCAATCCTGTTGTAGTCGCGGTTGTCGGCAAATTCCCCTAGTTTCTCGCTGTGGTTGGTTATAA
- the pds gene encoding 15-cis-phytoene desaturase, whose product MRVAIAGAGLAGLSCAKYLTDAGHTPIVLERRDVLGGKVAAWKDEDGDWYETGLHIFFGAYPNMLQLFKELGIEDRLQWKEHTMIFNQPEKPGTYSRFDFPDLPAPINGVMAILRNNDLLTWEEKIRFGLGLIPAMLRGQSYVEEMDQYTWSEWMAKQNIPPRVEKEVFIAMSKALNFINPDEISATILLTALNRFLQEKNGSRMAFLDGSPTERLCQPIVDYITQRGGEVRLNAPLKEIQLNEDESVKGFLMRGLDGAEDWQFQADLYVSAMPVDPLKVLLPTPWKALDYFKQLDGLEGVPVINLHLWFDRKLTDIDHLLFSRSPLLSVYADMSNTCREYANPDRSMLELVLAPAADWISKSDEEIMAATLEELKQLFPQHFTGDNPAQLLKYHVVKTPRSVYKATPGRQACRPSQTTPIPNFYLTGDYTMQQYLGSMEGAVLSGKLTARAIAEQAPRSAPTSPSLVGSA is encoded by the coding sequence ATGCGAGTTGCGATCGCCGGAGCAGGTTTGGCAGGTCTATCCTGCGCGAAATACCTAACAGATGCAGGACACACCCCTATAGTGCTAGAACGTCGTGATGTTCTCGGGGGGAAAGTGGCCGCCTGGAAGGACGAAGACGGAGACTGGTATGAAACCGGACTGCATATCTTTTTCGGGGCCTATCCCAATATGTTGCAGTTATTCAAAGAGTTAGGCATTGAAGATCGTCTTCAGTGGAAAGAACACACGATGATCTTTAACCAACCGGAAAAACCCGGCACCTACTCCCGTTTTGATTTCCCTGACCTCCCCGCCCCCATTAATGGGGTGATGGCCATTCTCCGCAATAATGACCTGTTGACGTGGGAGGAAAAAATCCGTTTTGGTCTTGGTTTAATTCCCGCCATGTTGCGCGGCCAGTCCTATGTGGAGGAGATGGATCAATATACTTGGTCGGAGTGGATGGCCAAGCAAAACATCCCCCCTCGGGTAGAAAAAGAAGTATTTATTGCCATGTCCAAGGCCTTAAACTTCATCAACCCCGATGAAATTTCCGCCACCATTCTGTTAACCGCCTTAAACCGTTTCTTACAAGAGAAAAACGGCTCAAGAATGGCCTTTTTAGACGGATCCCCCACTGAGCGCCTTTGTCAGCCCATTGTGGACTACATCACCCAACGGGGAGGAGAAGTCCGTTTAAATGCCCCCCTCAAAGAAATTCAACTCAACGAGGACGAATCCGTTAAAGGCTTTTTAATGCGAGGTCTAGACGGGGCGGAGGATTGGCAATTTCAGGCCGATCTCTACGTGTCCGCCATGCCCGTAGACCCTTTAAAAGTGCTGCTTCCCACCCCTTGGAAAGCCCTAGACTACTTTAAACAACTCGACGGCCTCGAAGGCGTTCCGGTGATTAACCTCCATCTCTGGTTTGACCGGAAACTGACCGACATTGATCATCTGCTCTTTTCGCGATCGCCCCTGTTGAGCGTTTATGCCGACATGAGCAACACCTGCCGGGAATACGCCAACCCCGACCGCTCCATGTTAGAGTTAGTCCTCGCCCCGGCCGCCGATTGGATTAGTAAATCCGACGAGGAAATCATGGCCGCCACCCTAGAGGAACTCAAACAACTGTTCCCCCAACACTTTACAGGAGATAACCCCGCTCAACTCTTGAAATATCATGTGGTGAAAACACCCCGTTCCGTGTACAAAGCCACCCCCGGCCGTCAAGCTTGCCGCCCCTCCCAAACTACCCCCATTCCTAATTTCTATCTGACGGGGGATTACACCATGCAGCAATATCTGGGCAGTATGGAAGGCGCCGTTCTCTCGGGTAAATTAACCGCCCGTGCGATCGCCGAACAAGCCCCCCGTTCTGCCCCCACCTCCCCCTCCCTAGTGGGAAGTGCTTAG
- the crtB gene encoding 15-cis-phytoene synthase CrtB produces the protein MLQLPKPQRMRPLASPAEAYEYCRQVTATYSKTFYLGTLLMPPEKRQAIWAIYEWCRRTDELVDGPKACFTTPETLDQWERHLESVFAGEPLEDPDVALVDTIQRFPIEIQPFRDMIAGQRMDLYRSRYETFQELELYCYRVAGTVGLMTSPVLGFEEAQVSPPWQEHNPKQATEEAIALGIANQLTNILRDVGEDAQRGRIYLPLEDLARFNYSEADLMNGVVDERWRNLMRFEIERARQFYQSAARGISALNPDARWPVWSALMLYQGILNVIERNHYDVFRQRAYVPAFEKFLYLPVAWLRAQVL, from the coding sequence ATGCTGCAACTGCCTAAACCACAAAGAATGAGACCCCTTGCCTCCCCAGCAGAGGCCTACGAATATTGCCGCCAAGTTACAGCAACCTACTCTAAAACGTTTTACCTTGGCACCCTGTTAATGCCACCCGAAAAACGTCAAGCCATCTGGGCCATTTACGAGTGGTGTCGGCGGACTGATGAGTTGGTCGATGGACCCAAAGCCTGTTTTACGACCCCTGAGACACTCGATCAATGGGAACGTCATCTAGAGTCAGTTTTTGCTGGAGAACCCCTTGAAGACCCGGATGTAGCCCTTGTGGACACCATCCAACGTTTCCCTATTGAGATCCAGCCCTTTCGGGACATGATTGCTGGGCAACGGATGGATTTATACCGCAGTCGCTACGAAACCTTTCAAGAATTAGAACTCTATTGTTATCGCGTCGCCGGAACCGTCGGCCTGATGACTAGCCCCGTGTTAGGGTTTGAAGAAGCCCAAGTTAGCCCCCCTTGGCAAGAACACAACCCGAAACAGGCCACAGAAGAGGCGATCGCCTTGGGCATAGCCAACCAACTCACCAACATCCTGCGCGACGTGGGAGAAGATGCCCAACGAGGGCGGATTTATCTTCCCTTAGAAGACCTCGCCCGCTTCAACTACAGCGAGGCGGATCTGATGAACGGCGTTGTAGATGAGCGTTGGCGGAACTTAATGCGCTTTGAAATCGAACGAGCGCGCCAGTTCTACCAGTCCGCCGCCAGAGGCATCAGCGCCCTAAATCCCGATGCACGCTGGCCCGTTTGGTCTGCCCTGATGCTTTATCAAGGCATCCTCAACGTGATTGAACGGAATCATTATGATGTCTTCCGTCAACGGGCTTACGTCCCAGCCTTCGAGAAATTTCTCTATCTCCCGGTAGCGTGGTTACGCGCTCAAGTTCTTTAA
- a CDS encoding pyridoxine 5'-phosphate synthase, whose translation MLTLGVNIDHTATIRQARRTVEPDPVAAAVLAELGGADGITVHLREDRRHIQDRDVRLLRQTVRTHLNLEMAPTEEMVGIALEIKPDYVTLVPERREEVTTEGGLNLLGDFDRYCGVVERLQGAGIPVSWFIDADSEQIRAAASTEAKFIELHTGKYAEAHGEREQQEELEVLKQGTAQALDLGLRVNAGHGLTYWNVYPVACIEGMEELNIGHTIISRAVLVGLERAVREMKQAMFGKV comes from the coding sequence GTGTTAACCCTTGGCGTAAATATTGACCATACTGCAACCATTCGTCAGGCTCGGCGCACCGTAGAACCGGATCCCGTGGCCGCGGCCGTTTTAGCCGAATTAGGCGGAGCCGATGGAATTACCGTTCATTTACGGGAAGATCGCCGCCATATTCAAGATCGGGATGTGCGACTCCTGCGCCAAACTGTGCGGACTCACCTCAACCTAGAAATGGCTCCCACCGAGGAAATGGTGGGGATTGCCCTAGAGATTAAGCCCGATTATGTGACCTTGGTTCCCGAACGACGAGAAGAAGTGACCACCGAGGGCGGCTTAAACCTACTGGGGGATTTTGACCGCTATTGTGGCGTTGTGGAACGGTTACAAGGGGCTGGAATTCCCGTCAGTTGGTTTATTGATGCCGATAGCGAGCAAATCCGGGCGGCCGCCAGCACTGAGGCGAAGTTTATTGAATTACACACCGGGAAATATGCTGAAGCCCACGGAGAAAGGGAACAGCAGGAGGAGTTAGAGGTTTTAAAACAGGGAACAGCCCAAGCGTTAGATTTAGGGCTGCGGGTGAATGCCGGACATGGGCTGACCTATTGGAATGTGTACCCTGTGGCCTGTATTGAGGGGATGGAAGAGTTAAACATTGGCCATACGATTATTAGTCGGGCGGTGTTGGTGGGACTGGAACGAGCGGTGCGGGAAATGAAACAGGCGATGTTCGGGAAGGTGTAG
- a CDS encoding MgPME-cyclase complex family protein, which yields MQSYYYVVASKKFLMEQEPFEEVLRERTRYYQEHNKEIDFWLVEEPAFLEAPELAQVKEKCPRPAIAVISTNPQFITWLKLRLEYVSKGEFQAPSESIPDPLASLAAGINQ from the coding sequence ATGCAAAGTTATTATTATGTGGTAGCCAGTAAAAAGTTCTTGATGGAACAGGAACCTTTTGAGGAAGTGCTACGGGAACGGACGCGCTATTATCAAGAACACAATAAAGAGATTGATTTCTGGTTAGTGGAAGAACCGGCTTTTCTCGAAGCCCCGGAATTAGCCCAAGTGAAGGAAAAATGCCCTCGTCCGGCGATCGCGGTTATTTCCACTAACCCCCAATTTATCACTTGGCTCAAGCTACGTTTAGAGTATGTGTCAAAAGGCGAATTTCAAGCCCCCTCGGAGAGTATCCCTGATCCCCTCGCCTCCCTAGCGGCTGGTATTAATCAATGA
- a CDS encoding 1-acyl-sn-glycerol-3-phosphate acyltransferase, whose product MPNFYPSQTHPLLTRLVQSLAYPVTYGLYRLHLKVSEEDVALLRSLSDQRYILMPNHSNFQDGIVLFLLSARVGQLFNYLVAHENFRGALGAFLPRIGAYSIKRGVGDRESIAHTLDLLQQPACHLVIFPEGGCSFQNDIVIPFRTGAVQMPLQALNKLAKQGDTLPNFYLIPVSLKYRYTSTMQSTIAESLHQLESTLGIIPPERDFYPRLRAIGEQVMKNLEREYQITRPPHLDWNQRIQAIKTHVLNYCEQALNITGSAHLPMREQVYKIQSLLETETQETAAHQSIYRATIRLLNFDAIYDGYVAENPTPERFLDTITRLEREVFQIDQPPSKGHREVRLKLGTPINLKDYWAAYKAERTTVIEQLTRQVQQAVQENVTVL is encoded by the coding sequence ATGCCCAATTTTTACCCTTCCCAAACTCATCCCCTCCTCACGCGCTTGGTGCAGAGTCTTGCCTATCCTGTCACCTATGGGCTGTATCGTCTGCATTTGAAGGTGAGTGAGGAGGATGTGGCTTTGTTGCGATCGCTCAGTGACCAACGCTACATCCTGATGCCTAATCATTCTAACTTTCAGGACGGCATCGTTCTGTTCCTCCTGTCTGCCCGAGTGGGTCAACTGTTTAACTATTTAGTGGCTCACGAGAACTTTCGGGGGGCGTTAGGGGCATTTTTACCCCGGATTGGTGCCTATTCAATTAAGCGGGGAGTAGGCGATCGCGAAAGTATCGCCCATACCCTCGACTTATTACAACAACCCGCTTGTCACCTCGTGATCTTCCCAGAAGGGGGCTGTTCCTTCCAAAACGATATAGTGATCCCCTTTCGCACGGGAGCGGTACAAATGCCCTTGCAAGCCCTCAATAAGCTAGCGAAACAAGGGGATACCCTGCCCAATTTTTACCTGATTCCCGTCAGTCTCAAATATCGTTACACCTCCACCATGCAATCCACCATTGCCGAAAGTTTGCATCAGTTAGAAAGCACCCTCGGCATAATTCCTCCTGAACGGGACTTTTACCCTCGTTTGCGGGCTATTGGGGAGCAGGTCATGAAGAATCTAGAGAGAGAATACCAAATCACCAGACCGCCCCATTTAGACTGGAATCAGCGCATCCAAGCCATTAAAACTCATGTTCTCAATTACTGTGAGCAGGCCTTAAATATTACCGGATCTGCTCATTTACCGATGCGGGAACAAGTCTATAAGATCCAGTCCCTCCTCGAAACAGAAACCCAAGAAACGGCCGCCCATCAAAGCATTTATCGTGCTACAATTCGCCTGCTGAATTTTGATGCAATTTATGACGGGTATGTGGCGGAAAACCCGACACCAGAAAGATTTTTAGACACCATCACCCGCTTGGAACGAGAAGTGTTTCAAATTGACCAACCTCCCTCAAAAGGACATCGGGAAGTCCGTCTAAAATTGGGGACTCCCATCAATTTGAAGGACTATTGGGCAGCTTATAAAGCGGAGCGCACCACCGTTATTGAACAACTGACAAGACAAGTCCAGCAAGCGGTTCAAGAGAACGTGACTGTTTTGTGA
- a CDS encoding ribonuclease H family protein, whose translation MIYTDGACLGNPGVGGWAALLIYRSRTKEIVGSEPSPTTNNRMEMKAAIEGLKALKRPCNVQLYSDSQLLINTMNFNWKKNVNQDLWQELEELNEIHQIEWIWVKGHADNVFNNRVDELAVQAAKSVNL comes from the coding sequence ATGATCTATACTGATGGGGCTTGTTTAGGAAATCCCGGAGTGGGGGGATGGGCTGCGTTGTTAATTTATCGCTCACGCACTAAAGAAATTGTGGGTTCTGAACCGTCACCTACGACCAATAATCGCATGGAGATGAAGGCAGCTATTGAGGGTCTAAAGGCTTTAAAACGACCTTGTAATGTGCAGTTATATAGTGATAGTCAGTTACTGATTAATACGATGAATTTTAACTGGAAAAAAAATGTGAATCAAGATTTATGGCAAGAGTTAGAGGAATTAAACGAGATTCATCAAATCGAGTGGATTTGGGTGAAAGGACACGCGGATAATGTGTTTAATAACCGGGTGGATGAGTTAGCCGTCCAAGCGGCTAAATCGGTTAATTTGTGA
- a CDS encoding GNAT family N-acetyltransferase: MPMIREAVESDLSAIVQIYNEAVVGRKATADLDPISIESRLTWFYEHTPQSYPIWVLEKEGHIAAWLSIQRFHPRPAYAATAELSIYVSPLCQQQGMGTMLLQHAIAKSPTLGIKTLVGLIFAHNEPSLKLFERFHFSEWGYLPGVAELDGVERDLVIMGRRLRS, from the coding sequence ATGCCCATGATTCGCGAAGCAGTAGAATCAGACCTGAGTGCCATTGTCCAGATTTATAATGAAGCCGTAGTGGGTCGCAAAGCAACCGCAGACTTAGATCCCATTTCCATTGAAAGTCGTTTGACTTGGTTTTATGAACATACGCCCCAGTCTTACCCGATTTGGGTTTTGGAGAAAGAGGGTCATATTGCCGCTTGGCTGAGTATCCAACGCTTTCATCCCCGTCCTGCCTATGCGGCAACGGCGGAGTTAAGTATTTATGTGTCTCCTTTGTGCCAACAACAAGGGATGGGGACGATGTTGTTACAACACGCGATCGCGAAATCCCCGACCCTAGGCATTAAAACCCTAGTCGGTCTTATTTTCGCCCATAATGAACCCAGCTTAAAACTCTTTGAACGGTTTCACTTTTCCGAGTGGGGTTATTTGCCGGGGGTAGCTGAATTAGATGGAGTGGAACGAGATTTAGTTATTATGGGAAGGCGTTTAAGGTCTTAG